The following coding sequences lie in one Trichoderma breve strain T069 chromosome 1, whole genome shotgun sequence genomic window:
- a CDS encoding dihydroorotate dehydrogenase domain-containing protein, protein MPPKLSFHPPLLNTASPWATSHAHLAALLRCPSVGAVTTRTSLVAGFPHTPDTHRYALFDPATGAGVGAATFSGPPEDSNDNEAGRPDLGTDKIPLASLNTLGYSPLPLSEYLSIISSLADSLPSSTPPKTIIISVTGSPSEILACHTLISSHATSVAFPLAMEINLSCPNIPNLPPPAYSPSSLSSYLDILPSESTIPIGIKIPPYTHAGQFDDLVSCLIGSETNHPPASKLSFLTATNTLGSCLLLDPDSSSDDALLPGGGIGGMAGPPLHPLALGNVATLRRKFDTDPRLAHLDIIGVGGVYDGQGYKRMRRVGAMAVGIATALGRQGVGVFTSIEKDINSVW, encoded by the coding sequence ATGCCCCCCAAACTCTCCTTCCACCCGCCCCTCCTCAACACCGCGTCCCCCTGGGCAACCTCCCACGCCCACCTCGCCGCCCTCCTCCGCTGCCCCTCCGTCGGCGCCGTCACCACCCGCACGAGCCTCGTCGCCGGCTTCCCGCACACCCCGGACACCCACCGCTACGCCCTCTTCGATCCCGCCACCGGCGCCGGCGTAGGAGCGGCCACCTTTTCCGGCCCGCCGGAGGACTCCAACGACAACGAAGCTGGTCGTCCTGATTTAGGCACTGACAAGATCCCGCTTGCATCGCTCAACACGCTCGGCTACAGCCCTCTCCCGCTATCGGAATATCTCTCCATCATATCTTCCCTCGCAGATTcacttccatcttcaaccccGCCAAAaacaatcatcatcagcgtCACGGGCTCTCCCTCCGAGATCCTCGCCTGCCACaccctcatctcctctcaTGCAACCTCAGTCGCCTTCCCCCTAGCCATGGAAATCAACCTCTCCTGTCCCAACATCCCCAATCTCCCTCCACCTGCATACTCTCCCTCCTCACTATCCTCCTACCTCGACATCCTGCCCTCCGAATCCACCATCCCTATCGGCATCAAGATCCCACCATACACTCACGCCGGCCAATTCGACGACCTCGTATCCTGTCTCATCGGCTCTGAAACAAACCATCCGCCAGCCTCTAAGCTCAGCTTCCTCACCGCAACAAACACCCTCGGCTCATGCCTCCTACTCGACCCAGACTCTTCTTCAGACGATGCGCTACTTCCAGGAGGAGGCATTGGAGGCATGGCCGGACCGCCTCTGCATCCCCTCGCACTGGGCAACGTGGCGACACTGCGACGCAAGTTTGATACCGATCCCCGGTTGGCGCACTTGGACATCATTGGAGTGGGAGGAGTCTACGACGGACAGGGGTATAAGAGAATGCGCCGTGTGGGAGCCATGGCCGTGGGAATCGCAACGGCCTTGGGGAGACAGGGCGTTGGTGTCTTTACCTCGATTGAGAAGGACATCAACTCTGTCTGGTAG
- a CDS encoding ferric reductase NAD binding domain-containing protein, which produces MAGSAAFAHREELNHRQMYAFIGAIVGLAAIFIFFHLGRRLAQKSNIGKKGVSALAAVSRKPRNVLLRTAPGLPSRGHAIIVFFYLAINIIVTFTDIDNSVITMNSNLAARAAWMAIANLVVLIFLALKNTPLAFLTAWSYERLNILHQIAGSTCIIFVIIHASCYSSYFGFAGRISVLREESVIYGEIAGASFFIVGFAGMVIRRWWYELFYYVHISFWIIAIVMVGLHQPNFGEKIVYVVIVTAGIWVLDRLVRVTRLLIYSANNSAVLTPLPNGGTRVTLKKAPLGAVSGQHCFLWIPSIRTCETHPFTIAAMDPLEFVVNSHDGFTQDLHQYALKHPGTTVKASVEGSYGTLPDTSEYDRVVLVAGGSGSTFTFGMALNMLKNVASTQLEKKITFIWMVKYESHLKWFASHLDTLARDSRVELELYVTRSSEEKEDSETRPESMPVTPSSETDLEKAVGTVTAQPLQSSSEESVAEETDSTQNAGPVEVQTHAYQSSIKRGKPDVAVLIQSIVAETPVEKRVLVLGCGPDGLMATVRNTTAACIRSDGPGIELHCEQFGW; this is translated from the exons ATGGCTGGCAGCGCCGCATTCGCACACCGTGAGGAGCTTAATCATCGACAGATGTACGCATTTATCGGTGCGATAGTCGGACTCGCGGcgatcttcatcttcttccacctaGGACGACGCCTTGCGCAGAAGTCGAATATTGGAAAAAAGGGGGTTTCAGCTTTGGCTGCTGTTTCTCG GAAACCGCGAAATGTTCTTCTTCGTACAGCACCTGGTCTGCCCTCGCGAGGGcatgccatcatcgtcttcttttacctcgccatcaacatcatcgttACCTTTACCGATATTGACAATTCTGTCATCACGATGAATTCCAACTTGGCCGCACGAGCTGCATG GATGGCGATCGCAAACTTGGTtgttctcatcttcttggctCTAAAGAACACTCCGTTGGCGTTCCTCACAGCTTGGTCGTATGAGCGTCTCAATATCCTCCATCAAATCGCTGGCTCCACTTGTATCATCTTTGTCATCATCCATGCCAGCTGCTACTCGTCCTACTTTGGGTTTGCGGGAAGAATCTCGGTCCTCCGGGAAGAGAGCGTGATCTATGGCGAGATTGCCGgcgcctccttcttcatcgtcggcttTGCGGGAATGGTCATCCGTCGGTGGTGGTATGAGCTCTTTTACTATGTCCACATCAGCTTCTGGATCATTGCCATCGTCATGGTCGGCCTCCATCAACCCAACTTTGGCGAAAAGATTGTCTACGTGGTGATTGTTACCGCCGGCATCTGGGTGCTCGACCGACTGGTTCGCGTGACTCGCCTTCTGATATACAGCGCCAACAACTCTGCCGTTCTTACACCTCTGCCAAACGGTGGCACCCGAGTGACCCTTAAGAAGGCTCCCTTGGGCGCTGTATCGGGGCAGCATTGCTTCCTTTGGATTCCCTCGATTCGAACTTGCGAGACACACCCCTTTACGATTGCAGCCATGGATCCTCTAGAGTTTGTTGTGAATTCTCACGATGGCTTCACACAGGACCTGCATCAATATGCCCTGAAGCATCCGGGGACAACGGTCAAGGCCTCGGTTGAGGGATCATATGGTACCCTGCCTGACACTTCTGAATATGACAGAGTCGTCCTGGTCGCCGGCGGAAGTGGTTCAACCTTTACATTCGGAATGGCACTCAACATGCTCAAGAACGTGGCTAGCAcgcagctggagaagaagattaccTTTATCTGGATGGTCAAATATGAGA GTCATCTTAAGTGGTTTGCCTCTCACCTCGACACTCTCGCAAGGGACTCCCGTGTTGAACTCGAGCTTTACGTCACCCGATCGtcggaagagaaggaagataGCGAGACACGCCCCGAGTCGATGCCCGTCACACCATCCTCCGAAACCGATCTCGAGAAGGCTGTCGGTACTGTGACGGCTCAGCCTCTTCAATCTTCGTCTGAAGAGTCCGTTGCAGAGGAAACCGATTCAACACAAAACGCCGGCCCCGTTGAAGTACAGACACACGCCTATCAGAGCTCCATCAAGCGCGGCAAACCAGACGTTGCAGTTTTGATCCAGAGCATAGTTGCCGAGACGCCAGTAGAGAAGCGTGTGCTGGTATTGGGATGCGGACCTGACGGCCTCATGGCAACAGTTCGCAACACCACGGCGGCATGCATTCGATCTGACGGGCCTGGCATCGAGCTGCACTGCGAGCAATTTGGTTGGTAA